A stretch of the Enterobacteriaceae bacterium ESL0689 genome encodes the following:
- the recD gene encoding exodeoxyribonuclease V subunit alpha — MTLDGLLFEAVSQHMLRPLDVQFALMVARDGHPAVKLAAAILSRDTGDGHVCLPLARLCRTGMSGEPLYQQMWQQAGGVVEWSAILLSSPAVSNGERPTPMILRAERLYLNRMWRHELAVAHFFNQHNQALAIDEARLSAILDRLFPAAEETDWQKVAAAVALTQRISVISGGPGTGKTTTVARLLAAWLQLTPDSRCRIRLAAPTGKAAARLSASLGEALHHLSLSEAQKALFPTEASTLHRLLGVQPGSQHARYHSANPLHLDMLVVDEASMIDLPMMARLIDALPPESQVVFLGDRDQLASVEAGAVLGDICAWLADGYTPCRAAQLSRLTGYSLPAGDGQIAATLRDSLCLLRKSYRFGDNSGIGHLARAVNSGDGHAVSVTLQQPFADIICHSLSSPEEYAMMLSQVQAGYGHYLQLLQQRATPAALIAAFAEFQLLCALRDGPWGVSGLNQQLEKQFHHQRMITLPGAGRWYHGRPVMISRNDSALGLFNGDIGIALEQEKRLRVWFPMADGSIKSVLPSRLPEHDTAWAMTVHKSQGSEFDHVALILPAKRMPLVTRELVYTAVTRAKQRLSLYADKQILSQAVATRTERRSGLAAIFAQDER; from the coding sequence ATGACGCTCGATGGATTATTATTTGAAGCGGTGAGCCAGCATATGTTACGTCCGTTAGACGTGCAGTTTGCGCTGATGGTCGCGCGCGATGGTCATCCGGCGGTCAAACTGGCGGCAGCGATACTGAGCCGTGATACCGGTGACGGTCACGTCTGTTTACCCCTTGCCCGTCTGTGCCGTACCGGGATGTCAGGCGAACCGTTGTATCAGCAAATGTGGCAGCAGGCGGGCGGTGTGGTGGAGTGGTCTGCGATATTGCTCTCTTCGCCCGCAGTCAGTAACGGGGAACGACCGACGCCGATGATCCTGCGGGCTGAACGGCTCTATCTGAATCGTATGTGGCGGCATGAGCTGGCGGTGGCGCACTTTTTTAATCAGCATAATCAGGCGCTGGCGATCGATGAAGCGCGTTTATCGGCGATCCTCGACCGGTTATTTCCTGCGGCGGAGGAAACTGACTGGCAAAAGGTTGCCGCTGCCGTCGCGCTGACCCAGCGGATTTCAGTCATCTCCGGTGGCCCCGGAACAGGGAAAACCACCACGGTTGCGCGATTGCTGGCGGCATGGCTTCAGTTAACCCCGGATAGTCGCTGCCGTATCCGCCTCGCAGCACCGACCGGCAAAGCAGCAGCAAGGCTGAGTGCTTCACTGGGTGAGGCATTGCATCATCTGTCATTAAGTGAGGCGCAAAAGGCACTGTTTCCCACCGAAGCCAGCACCCTGCATCGTTTACTGGGCGTGCAGCCGGGGAGCCAGCATGCGCGTTATCACTCTGCTAATCCGTTGCACCTCGATATGCTGGTGGTGGATGAAGCCTCGATGATTGATCTGCCGATGATGGCACGCTTGATTGATGCGCTGCCCCCCGAGAGCCAGGTGGTTTTCCTCGGTGATCGCGATCAGCTGGCTTCCGTTGAGGCGGGTGCAGTACTGGGTGATATTTGTGCCTGGCTGGCGGATGGCTATACCCCTTGTCGGGCGGCTCAGTTATCCCGGCTCACAGGCTACTCCCTGCCAGCTGGTGATGGCCAGATTGCCGCTACACTGCGTGACAGCTTGTGCTTGTTGCGAAAAAGTTATCGTTTTGGTGATAACTCCGGGATTGGTCATCTGGCACGGGCGGTAAACAGTGGTGATGGTCACGCGGTTAGTGTAACGCTGCAGCAGCCATTTGCCGATATCATCTGTCATAGCCTGAGCAGCCCGGAAGAGTACGCCATGATGCTCAGCCAGGTGCAGGCAGGATATGGCCATTATTTGCAACTGTTACAGCAGCGTGCCACACCGGCAGCACTCATTGCGGCATTCGCTGAGTTCCAGTTGTTATGTGCTTTGCGCGATGGTCCCTGGGGGGTGAGTGGGCTGAACCAACAGCTGGAGAAGCAGTTTCATCATCAGCGGATGATTACCTTACCAGGCGCGGGGCGCTGGTATCATGGACGTCCGGTGATGATATCGCGTAATGACAGTGCGCTGGGTTTATTTAATGGCGATATCGGCATTGCCCTGGAGCAGGAAAAACGCTTACGTGTCTGGTTTCCGATGGCTGACGGCAGCATCAAGTCAGTCTTACCGAGCCGTTTACCGGAGCATGATACCGCGTGGGCCATGACGGTGCATAAGTCGCAGGGATCTGAGTTTGACCATGTGGCCCTGATCCTGCCCGCTAAGCGTATGCCACTGGTGACACGTGAACTGGTTTATACCGCCGTGACACGAGCGAAGCAGCGACTATCACTCTATGCCGATAAGCAGATACTGAGCCAGGCGGTCGCCACCCGTACCGAGCGGCGTAGTGGGCTGGCGGCGATCTTCGCGCAAGACGAAAGGTGA
- the argA gene encoding amino-acid N-acetyltransferase — translation MTQQQHRGLVEEFRHSVPYINTHRGKTFVIMLDGETINHQNFANIVNDIGLLHSLGIHLVVVYGARPQIDASLAQHHQQGIYHKKIRITDAKTLALVKQVAGMLQLDITARLSMGLSNTPLQGAHINVVSGNFIIAQPLGVDEGIDYCHSGRIRRIDETAIHRQLAAGAIVLLGPVAVSVTGESFNLTSEEIASQLAIQLKAEKMIGFCAAQGVYDQHGRLATELFPDEAQARAEALATEKEENASTARFLQAAIKACRSGVRRCHLISYQQDGALLEELFSREGTGTQIVMESAEQIRRATINDIGAILALIQPLEQQGILVRRSREQLEMEIDKFTLIQRDNTIIACAALYPFVEEKTGEMACVAVHPAYRRSSRGEILLDHIIAEAKQRGLRQLFVLTTRSIHWFQERGFTPVGIEYLPESRKKMYNYQRRSLVLMLDLL, via the coding sequence ATGACGCAACAACAGCATCGTGGGCTGGTGGAGGAATTTCGCCACTCAGTCCCTTATATCAATACCCATCGGGGTAAAACGTTCGTCATTATGCTGGATGGTGAAACCATCAATCATCAAAACTTCGCTAATATTGTCAATGATATTGGTCTGTTACACAGTCTGGGTATCCACCTCGTGGTGGTCTATGGTGCCCGGCCACAGATTGACGCCAGCCTGGCACAACACCATCAGCAAGGGATTTATCATAAAAAAATCCGCATCACGGACGCGAAAACACTGGCACTGGTTAAGCAAGTGGCCGGAATGTTACAACTTGATATCACCGCCCGCTTGTCTATGGGGTTGAGCAATACCCCATTACAGGGCGCGCACATTAATGTTGTCAGCGGTAACTTTATTATTGCCCAACCACTGGGGGTCGATGAGGGGATTGATTATTGCCACAGTGGTCGTATTCGCCGTATTGATGAGACAGCTATTCATCGTCAGCTGGCTGCAGGCGCTATCGTTCTGCTGGGGCCGGTGGCGGTTTCAGTGACCGGTGAAAGTTTTAACCTGACCTCAGAAGAGATCGCCAGCCAGCTGGCGATTCAGCTAAAAGCGGAAAAAATGATCGGCTTCTGCGCTGCGCAGGGAGTTTACGATCAGCATGGCCGCCTCGCGACGGAATTATTCCCTGATGAGGCACAAGCACGCGCAGAAGCGCTGGCGACAGAAAAAGAGGAAAACGCCAGTACCGCGCGTTTTCTGCAGGCAGCGATCAAAGCTTGTCGCAGCGGTGTACGTCGCTGCCATCTTATCAGTTATCAGCAAGATGGCGCGTTACTGGAAGAACTTTTCTCACGCGAAGGGACGGGCACGCAGATCGTGATGGAAAGCGCCGAGCAGATCCGCCGGGCGACAATTAATGATATTGGCGCGATCCTGGCATTAATCCAGCCGCTGGAGCAGCAAGGCATTCTGGTGCGCCGCTCCCGCGAACAACTGGAGATGGAAATTGATAAATTTACCCTGATTCAGCGCGATAACACGATCATCGCCTGTGCCGCCCTCTATCCTTTTGTTGAAGAAAAAACCGGCGAAATGGCTTGCGTGGCAGTACATCCGGCTTATCGTCGCTCATCACGCGGCGAGATACTGCTGGATCACATCATCGCAGAGGCAAAACAGAGGGGCTTACGCCAGCTTTTTGTCCTCACCACCCGCAGTATCCACTGGTTTCAGGAACGCGGTTTCACTCCCGTCGGGATAGAGTACCTGCCGGAAAGCAGGAAAAAGATGTACAACTATCAGCGCCGCTCCCTGGTACTGATGCTCGATCTGCTCTGA
- the cobD gene encoding threonine-phosphate decarboxylase CobD has product MTLLKSTHGGNIDEAAAILGIPPQQLVDFSANINPLGMPAGLKQALADNLQRAQCYPDIEYRRLHATLAAHHHIPVSWLLAGNGETESIFTLVNGLKPRRAMLVIPGFAEYRRALQRADCTIVEFALREEDGWQLTDTILAALTPDLDCLFLCTPNNPTGLLPERHLLEAIALRCREAGIALIIDEAFLDFLSDQPGFIPLLAQYPHIWVLRSLTKFYAIPGLRLGYLVNSDPQAIARLREQQMPWSINAFAALAGEMVLDDKTYQQTTWQWLADEGARFYQALSQFSGLTVYPGCANYLFLRCDWPGIDLQQVLLAHHILIRSCANYPGLRSGYFRVAIRSREENQHLIMALRAVVADETVRHTPLSPDA; this is encoded by the coding sequence ATGACGTTACTGAAGAGTACTCATGGTGGCAATATTGATGAGGCTGCCGCAATCCTCGGTATTCCGCCACAACAATTAGTCGATTTCAGCGCCAATATTAACCCACTGGGAATGCCAGCAGGTCTGAAACAGGCACTGGCAGATAATCTGCAACGGGCGCAATGTTATCCTGATATCGAATACCGGCGGTTACATGCCACGCTGGCGGCGCATCATCATATTCCCGTTTCATGGCTTCTGGCCGGTAACGGTGAAACAGAATCTATTTTCACCCTCGTTAATGGCCTGAAACCCCGGCGGGCGATGCTCGTGATCCCGGGGTTTGCTGAATACCGTCGGGCGTTGCAGAGAGCCGATTGCACGATTGTTGAGTTTGCGCTGCGTGAAGAGGATGGCTGGCAACTGACAGACACGATCCTCGCGGCGCTGACGCCTGATCTCGATTGCCTGTTTCTTTGTACGCCGAATAACCCGACTGGCCTGCTGCCGGAGCGCCATTTACTGGAGGCCATTGCGCTGCGCTGCCGGGAGGCCGGGATTGCGCTGATTATTGATGAGGCATTTCTTGATTTTCTCTCTGATCAGCCTGGCTTTATCCCGCTATTAGCGCAATATCCCCATATCTGGGTGCTCCGTTCGCTAACTAAATTTTATGCGATCCCGGGGTTGCGCCTGGGTTATCTGGTTAATAGTGATCCGCAGGCGATCGCCCGCCTGCGTGAGCAACAAATGCCCTGGTCGATTAATGCCTTTGCGGCCCTGGCTGGGGAGATGGTGCTGGATGATAAAACCTATCAGCAGACAACATGGCAATGGCTGGCCGATGAGGGCGCGCGTTTTTATCAGGCGCTCAGTCAGTTTTCCGGCTTGACAGTTTATCCAGGGTGCGCAAACTATCTTTTTTTACGTTGTGACTGGCCTGGGATTGATTTACAACAGGTTTTGCTGGCACACCATATTTTGATTCGTAGTTGCGCTAATTATCCCGGGCTCCGTAGCGGCTATTTTCGTGTCGCGATTCGCAGCCGGGAAGAAAATCAGCACCTTATTATGGCACTGAGGGCGGTTGTGGCAGATGAAACGGTTCGTCACACTCCGCTCTCTCCTGATGCCTGA
- a CDS encoding N-acetylmuramoyl-L-alanine amidase, producing MTEYKFGLSRRLFLQGVGAIGLLSVSPLAFAALVQVVAVRVWPSSTYTRITIESNHELKFRQVTVSDPKRLIIELQEVQLNAVLKGIGTRITSSDPYIKSVSARQFNPQTVRLIFTLKQDIKPQLFALAPVAGFKERLIMDLYPAMATDVQDPLLALLEDYNKGNLEQPLPRAQSGPKPGKAGTDRPIVIMIDPGHGGEDHGAIGSNGTREKDIVLKIARRLRTLINKNSKMKAYMTRNQDIFVPLKVRVAKAQKQRADLFISIHADAFTNNQPSGSTVFALSTQGATSTAAKYLAQTQNAADLVGGVSPSGDRYVDHTMFDMVQSLTIADGMKLGKAVLQKMARVNKLHSPRVEQAGFAVLKAPDIPSILVETAFISNIEEERKLKTAAFQQQIAESILAGIKTYFSDSVTRARRR from the coding sequence ATGACAGAGTATAAGTTTGGATTAAGCCGCCGACTTTTTTTGCAGGGCGTAGGGGCGATAGGGCTATTGAGTGTCAGCCCGTTAGCATTCGCGGCTTTGGTGCAGGTGGTCGCGGTGCGTGTCTGGCCGTCATCAACCTATACGCGTATCACGATAGAGTCTAATCATGAACTGAAATTCAGACAGGTCACGGTCAGTGATCCAAAGCGGCTGATTATTGAGCTTCAGGAAGTCCAGCTCAACGCGGTGTTAAAAGGGATTGGAACACGGATTACCAGCAGTGATCCCTATATCAAATCGGTCTCTGCTCGTCAGTTTAATCCGCAAACGGTGCGACTGATATTTACGCTGAAACAGGATATTAAGCCCCAGCTTTTTGCTCTCGCACCGGTGGCGGGCTTTAAAGAACGATTGATCATGGATCTCTATCCGGCGATGGCGACCGATGTGCAGGACCCCCTGCTGGCGTTGCTGGAAGATTACAACAAAGGTAATCTTGAGCAGCCGCTCCCTCGTGCGCAAAGCGGGCCAAAACCCGGTAAAGCGGGCACGGATCGCCCGATCGTCATTATGATTGATCCCGGGCATGGCGGCGAAGATCATGGCGCTATAGGGAGTAATGGCACCCGGGAAAAGGATATCGTGTTGAAAATTGCCCGTCGATTACGTACGTTAATCAATAAAAACAGCAAAATGAAAGCGTATATGACCCGTAATCAGGATATCTTTGTGCCGTTAAAGGTCCGTGTTGCGAAGGCACAAAAACAGCGTGCCGACCTGTTTATCTCGATTCATGCGGATGCTTTCACTAACAACCAGCCCAGTGGCTCGACTGTGTTTGCCCTGTCAACCCAGGGGGCGACCAGTACGGCGGCGAAATATCTGGCGCAAACGCAGAATGCCGCTGATCTGGTCGGTGGGGTCAGTCCTAGCGGTGACCGTTATGTTGATCATACGATGTTCGATATGGTGCAGTCATTGACCATCGCTGATGGTATGAAGCTGGGCAAAGCGGTGCTGCAGAAAATGGCCAGGGTGAATAAGTTGCACAGTCCCCGTGTCGAGCAGGCGGGGTTTGCGGTACTTAAAGCGCCGGATATTCCCTCGATTCTGGTGGAAACCGCCTTTATCAGTAATATCGAAGAAGAGCGTAAACTGAAAACGGCGGCTTTTCAGCAGCAGATAGCCGAGTCGATACTGGCGGGGATTAAAACTTATTTTTCTGATAGCGTTACACGGGCAAGACGCCGGTAA
- the cobS gene encoding adenosylcobinamide-GDP ribazoletransferase, producing MITLFWATLSFISRLPVPERWYQGLPFDQYGRGIITFPFIGALLGALAGLVFLAVQGWCGIPLAALFYLIALALLTGGFHLDGLADTCDGVFSARRRERMLEIMRDSRLGTHGGLALIFVLLAKLLTISELALRDMPMLPLLAAACAAGRGAVVLVMYRQRYAREEGLGNVYIGKVNGHQACITIAIAAILTLLLLPGLRGLVALLVTMVIVFLFGQWLKRTLGGQTGDTLGATIELGELVFMLALL from the coding sequence ATGATCACACTATTCTGGGCAACACTCTCTTTTATCAGTCGGCTACCAGTACCTGAACGCTGGTATCAGGGATTACCTTTCGATCAGTATGGTCGGGGAATTATTACTTTTCCTTTCATTGGCGCATTGCTGGGTGCTCTCGCCGGGCTGGTTTTTCTTGCCGTGCAGGGCTGGTGTGGTATTCCGCTTGCCGCGCTGTTTTACCTGATAGCGCTGGCCTTGCTGACCGGGGGCTTTCATCTTGATGGTCTCGCCGATACCTGTGATGGTGTGTTTTCCGCGCGTCGTCGTGAGCGGATGCTGGAAATTATGCGTGATAGTCGCCTTGGGACGCACGGCGGACTGGCGCTGATTTTTGTCCTGCTGGCCAAGCTATTGACCATCAGCGAACTGGCATTACGTGATATGCCGATGTTGCCGCTGCTGGCTGCCGCTTGTGCCGCCGGACGCGGTGCGGTGGTGCTGGTGATGTACCGACAGCGCTATGCGCGTGAAGAGGGGCTTGGCAATGTGTATATTGGCAAAGTGAATGGACATCAGGCCTGCATCACTATAGCGATAGCGGCGATACTGACACTGCTGCTATTACCGGGGCTACGTGGTCTGGTGGCATTACTCGTCACGATGGTGATCGTTTTTCTGTTTGGGCAATGGCTGAAGCGAACTCTGGGTGGCCAAACCGGTGATACCCTCGGGGCGACAATAGAGCTGGGAGAGCTGGTTTTTATGCTGGCTTTGTTGTGA
- the recB gene encoding exodeoxyribonuclease V subunit beta — MSEIARILEPLRLPLSGECLIEASAGTGKTFTIAALYLRLLLGLGGNAAFCRIVNVEELLVVTFTEAAKEELRGRIRSNIHQLRIACLRGASSDPLYTALLAEAGDKDQAAERLLLAERQMDEAAILTIHGFCQRMLNLNAFESGMLFEQQLIEDESRLRYQACADFWRRHCYPLPREMAAEINAVWKGPRDLQKTLDRWLQGEMPQFRTAPDEETLEQRHQRIIASIDTLKAQWRQQVADIIPVLENSALDRRKFNRGHQGKWIDKINLWAGEETLSYQLPEALEKFSQTFLSQRTKPGGDAPVHPLFSAIEQLLASPLTLTDLVIAKALVEIRATVAEEKRRRGELGFDDMLSRLDHALHSERGEALAEAIRQRFPVAMIDEFQDTDPQQYRIFRRIWRQQPDTALLLIGDPKQAIYAFRGADIFTYMKARSDVPARYTLDTNWRSAPGVVASVNRLFSLSDKAFIFEEIPFLPVKSAAKNQGLRFTLQGQPVAAMKIALMPGESVSDREYQTVMAQWCAAQIRDWLRAGQQGTALLWRDEHASPLQASDITVLVRNRQEASLIRDALRALAIPSVYLSDRDSVFTTAEAQEILWLLQAVLAPERENTLRCALATAMLGLNAGDIEQINQDELAWEAQVEAFTRYRQIWQRRGVMPMLRTLLSERHIAENLLATAGGERRLTDILHISELLQQAASQLESEHALVRWLSQHIAEPDSNAASQQMRLESDKHLVQIVTVHKAKGLEYPLVWLPFIARFRQQDQAFYHDRHSFAATLDLSEQPDSLALAEAERLAEDLRLLYVALTRAVWHCSLAIAPLSKRRSDKSTVSDFHHSALGYLLQKGEALDAAGLAACIQALCDDDIALESPAITEKTPWQPPQEALPSLSARVLTRPVADSWRVTSYSGLQRRSHSLAQDLLPHLDLDATGVGPAEDNPQLTPHQFPRGASPGTFLHSLLERLDFSQPLSTEWVREQLQAAGFSAQWDTVLTQWLSDILHTPLPGAGIALHQLAAGDKQSEMAFYLPVDQRLEPQCLDALTHRYDPLSSACPALDFHDVHGMLKGFIDLVFRYDGRYYLLDYKSNWLGESHDDYSQQAMAQAMRTHRYDLQYQLYSLALHRYLRQRIADYDYERHFGGVIYLFLRGIDGQNDGHGIFTTRPAQALIDGLDGLFAGQQQEPHL, encoded by the coding sequence ATGAGTGAAATCGCCAGAATACTGGAGCCGTTGCGTCTGCCCTTATCCGGTGAGTGCCTGATAGAAGCGTCAGCGGGGACGGGAAAAACGTTTACTATCGCTGCGCTCTATCTGCGGTTATTGCTGGGGTTAGGGGGGAATGCCGCTTTTTGCCGCATCGTCAATGTCGAAGAACTGCTGGTGGTGACTTTCACCGAAGCGGCGAAAGAAGAACTGCGTGGGCGTATTCGTAGCAATATTCATCAGTTACGGATTGCCTGCCTGCGGGGAGCGTCCAGTGATCCACTCTATACCGCGTTATTAGCTGAAGCGGGCGATAAAGATCAGGCGGCGGAAAGACTATTACTGGCAGAAAGGCAGATGGACGAAGCGGCAATATTGACGATCCACGGTTTCTGCCAGCGAATGCTGAACCTGAATGCCTTTGAATCGGGCATGTTGTTTGAGCAGCAACTTATTGAGGACGAATCCCGCCTGCGCTATCAGGCTTGTGCTGACTTCTGGCGTCGCCATTGCTATCCTCTGCCGCGTGAAATGGCAGCGGAAATCAACGCAGTATGGAAAGGCCCGCGCGATCTGCAAAAAACACTCGATCGCTGGCTGCAGGGTGAAATGCCACAGTTCAGAACCGCCCCTGATGAGGAGACCCTGGAGCAACGGCATCAGCGCATTATCGCCAGCATTGATACCCTCAAGGCGCAGTGGCGGCAACAGGTGGCAGACATTATTCCGGTGCTGGAAAATTCCGCCCTTGATCGAAGGAAATTTAATCGTGGTCATCAGGGAAAGTGGATTGATAAAATTAATCTCTGGGCCGGGGAGGAGACCCTGAGCTATCAGCTGCCGGAAGCACTGGAGAAATTTTCTCAGACTTTTTTATCCCAGCGCACCAAACCAGGCGGTGATGCGCCAGTGCATCCGTTATTCAGTGCGATAGAACAGCTGCTGGCATCCCCACTCACACTGACGGATCTGGTGATCGCTAAAGCACTGGTGGAAATTCGCGCGACGGTGGCAGAGGAGAAACGTCGCCGGGGTGAACTGGGGTTTGATGATATGCTCAGTCGGCTGGATCATGCGCTGCATAGCGAGCGTGGTGAGGCGCTGGCCGAGGCGATACGCCAGCGTTTCCCGGTAGCGATGATCGATGAATTTCAGGATACCGACCCGCAACAATACCGTATTTTTCGCCGCATCTGGCGACAACAGCCAGATACCGCACTGTTGCTGATTGGTGATCCCAAGCAGGCTATCTACGCTTTTCGTGGCGCAGATATCTTTACGTATATGAAAGCACGTAGTGATGTGCCCGCGCGCTATACCCTGGATACTAACTGGCGTTCAGCACCGGGCGTGGTGGCCAGTGTTAATCGTCTGTTTAGTCTCAGTGACAAGGCATTTATATTCGAGGAAATCCCTTTTTTGCCTGTCAAATCGGCGGCGAAAAATCAGGGGCTACGTTTTACGCTCCAGGGGCAGCCTGTCGCAGCGATGAAGATCGCCCTGATGCCCGGTGAGAGCGTGAGTGACCGGGAGTATCAGACGGTGATGGCGCAGTGGTGTGCGGCACAAATTCGCGACTGGCTCCGCGCCGGGCAACAGGGCACGGCACTGCTCTGGCGAGACGAACACGCCAGCCCGCTGCAGGCTTCTGATATCACTGTGCTGGTGCGTAACCGTCAGGAAGCGTCGCTGATCCGCGATGCGTTACGGGCACTGGCGATCCCATCGGTCTACCTCTCTGACCGCGATAGCGTATTTACGACTGCAGAAGCCCAGGAGATATTATGGTTACTCCAGGCGGTTCTGGCACCTGAGCGCGAAAATACGCTGCGCTGCGCGCTGGCGACCGCAATGCTGGGACTGAATGCCGGAGATATAGAACAGATCAATCAGGATGAACTGGCGTGGGAAGCACAGGTTGAGGCGTTCACCCGTTACCGGCAAATCTGGCAGCGGCGTGGTGTGATGCCGATGTTACGTACATTGCTCAGTGAGCGGCATATCGCGGAAAATTTGCTGGCGACAGCGGGAGGAGAGCGCCGCTTGACCGATATTTTGCATATCAGTGAATTATTACAGCAAGCGGCCAGCCAGCTTGAGAGTGAGCATGCGCTGGTGCGCTGGTTGTCACAACATATCGCTGAACCTGACAGTAACGCCGCCAGCCAGCAAATGCGTCTGGAGAGTGATAAACATCTGGTACAGATTGTGACGGTACATAAAGCGAAAGGACTGGAATACCCCTTAGTCTGGCTGCCGTTTATCGCTCGTTTTCGTCAGCAGGATCAGGCGTTTTATCATGATCGTCACTCGTTTGCCGCTACCCTTGACCTGAGCGAACAGCCTGATAGCCTGGCGCTGGCAGAGGCGGAACGGCTGGCAGAAGATCTACGTTTATTGTATGTCGCCCTGACCCGTGCTGTCTGGCACTGTAGCCTTGCTATCGCGCCGTTGAGCAAGCGGCGTAGTGATAAATCGACGGTGAGTGATTTTCATCACAGTGCGCTGGGGTATCTGCTCCAGAAAGGGGAAGCGCTGGATGCAGCCGGGCTGGCAGCCTGCATACAGGCGCTCTGTGACGATGATATTGCGCTGGAATCCCCGGCGATAACTGAAAAGACACCGTGGCAACCACCTCAGGAGGCATTACCCTCACTGAGTGCGCGGGTTCTGACCCGTCCGGTTGCCGATAGCTGGCGCGTCACCAGTTATTCCGGATTGCAACGTCGCAGCCATAGCCTGGCGCAGGATCTGTTACCGCATCTTGATCTTGATGCGACGGGTGTCGGCCCGGCAGAGGATAACCCACAGCTTACGCCACATCAGTTTCCCCGTGGTGCCTCGCCGGGCACGTTCCTCCATAGCCTGCTGGAAAGGCTTGATTTCAGCCAGCCACTGTCTACGGAGTGGGTAAGAGAACAACTCCAGGCTGCGGGCTTCTCTGCACAATGGGACACGGTATTGACACAATGGCTGAGCGATATATTACACACCCCATTACCGGGAGCAGGGATAGCGCTTCATCAACTGGCAGCGGGGGATAAACAATCGGAGATGGCTTTCTATTTGCCTGTTGATCAGCGACTGGAGCCGCAATGTCTGGATGCATTGACGCATCGCTACGATCCGCTGTCGTCTGCCTGTCCGGCGCTCGATTTTCACGACGTACACGGGATGCTAAAAGGGTTTATCGACCTTGTTTTTCGTTATGATGGCCGTTACTACCTGCTGGATTATAAATCAAACTGGCTGGGAGAGAGTCATGATGACTATAGCCAGCAGGCGATGGCTCAGGCGATGCGCACCCATCGCTATGATCTGCAATATCAGCTTTATAGCCTGGCGCTACATCGTTATCTGCGCCAGCGGATCGCTGACTATGATTATGAGCGTCATTTCGGTGGCGTGATTTATCTCTTTTTGCGCGGTATCGACGGTCAGAATGATGGTCATGGGATCTTTACGACACGTCCCGCTCAGGCATTAATCGATGGCCTGGATGGACTGTTTGCCGGGCAACAACAGGAACCGCACTTATGA